The following are encoded together in the Fimbriiglobus ruber genome:
- the larA gene encoding nickel-dependent lactate racemase gives MRVTLDYGKTGLEVSLPDDRLIAPPLAIRDAAPMADPAAALEAALAIPVGTKPLAELAKGKKTACIVICDITRPVPNKMILPPLLRTIEAAGVPRDGITILIATGLHRPNEGEELVELVGEEIARTYRCVNHHGKVNEEHDYLGTTDNGVPIWIDNRYTRAELKITTGLIEPHLMAGYSGGRKLICPGIAGLETVKVWHGPKFLEHPKADCGILEGNPVHEENTLIALKTGCDFIVNVCIDGKRRVTWLGAGDMLKAWEQGVNFCREVVKAGVPQACDVVVTSCAGYPLDTTWYQAVKGLTGALPIVKQGGTIVLAASLTEGLGSPEFQTLLADNPDLNEFKRRIMGSDYFVMDQWQLEELCKVVAKCKVKVVTHGLSADTLKTCHVEPAPSVEQAVADSLAEYGSAAKVAVIPKGPYVLPYVVGA, from the coding sequence ATGCGCGTGACGCTCGATTACGGCAAAACCGGCCTCGAAGTTTCCCTCCCGGACGACCGGCTTATCGCGCCGCCGCTCGCCATCCGGGATGCCGCCCCGATGGCCGACCCGGCCGCCGCACTCGAAGCCGCCCTGGCAATCCCCGTCGGCACCAAACCGCTCGCGGAACTGGCGAAGGGCAAGAAGACGGCGTGTATCGTCATTTGCGACATCACCCGGCCCGTCCCGAACAAGATGATCCTGCCGCCGCTGTTGCGGACGATCGAGGCCGCCGGCGTGCCGCGTGACGGGATCACCATCCTGATCGCCACCGGCCTGCACCGCCCGAACGAGGGCGAGGAACTGGTCGAACTCGTCGGCGAAGAGATTGCCCGGACCTACCGCTGCGTCAACCACCACGGGAAGGTGAACGAGGAACACGATTACCTCGGCACCACGGACAACGGCGTCCCCATCTGGATCGACAACCGATACACCCGCGCCGAGTTAAAGATCACAACCGGCCTGATCGAACCGCACCTGATGGCCGGCTACAGCGGCGGCCGCAAACTGATCTGCCCGGGGATCGCCGGGTTGGAAACCGTAAAGGTGTGGCACGGGCCGAAGTTCCTCGAACACCCCAAGGCCGACTGCGGCATTCTTGAGGGGAACCCCGTCCACGAAGAAAACACGCTCATTGCTCTCAAGACCGGCTGCGACTTCATCGTGAACGTCTGCATCGACGGCAAACGTCGGGTGACCTGGCTCGGCGCCGGGGACATGCTCAAGGCGTGGGAGCAGGGCGTGAACTTCTGCCGGGAGGTCGTGAAGGCCGGCGTTCCCCAGGCGTGCGATGTAGTGGTCACGAGCTGCGCCGGCTACCCGCTCGACACGACCTGGTATCAGGCGGTAAAGGGCCTGACCGGGGCGTTACCCATCGTCAAGCAGGGGGGCACGATCGTCCTGGCCGCGAGCCTGACCGAGGGGCTCGGCAGCCCCGAGTTCCAGACGCTCCTTGCCGACAATCCGGACCTCAACGAGTTCAAACGGCGGATTATGGGGTCGGACTACTTCGTCATGGACCAGTGGCAGCTCGAAGAGCTTTGCAAGGTCGTGGCAAAGTGCAAGGTGAAGGTCGTTACCCACGGACTCTCGGCCGACACCCTGAAGACGTGCCACGTCGAGCCGGCACCGAGCGTTGAGCAGGCCGTTGCCGATTCGCTGGCCGAATACGGCTCGGCCGCGAAGGTCGCGGTCATTCCCAAGGGGCCGTACGTGCTGCCTTACGTGGTCGGGGCGTAG
- a CDS encoding DUF1559 domain-containing protein — protein MLLQSRTGPARPRRDGFTLIELLVVIAIIAILIGLLLPAVQKVREAAARAKCSNNLKQIGLALQAYHDVYGKFMPGGAQDERPFGTDTQATGASWGSSWMVYMLPYIEQNALYQQWQFVGSSGAFNNTNNAAASGVQIQTYFCPSSPLPKFPAQNQPTAATANYVGISGAAPGLITGYTETRVNTLPCGGLISAGGILIPNGQLNMSSVTDGTSNTITFSEQGNYLTDTNKVKQEWRASQPWGWYLGVKSTGIPPNFDNNGGDNREPNLTTIRYQLDYTPPAGWANDVANTGVGQTGNCVGANTPLNSTHTGGVNAAWCDGSVRFITDSTTLMVLAQIATRDDGIPVTLP, from the coding sequence ATGCTTCTCCAATCTCGAACGGGGCCCGCGAGACCCCGGCGCGACGGCTTCACGCTAATCGAATTGCTGGTGGTGATCGCGATCATCGCGATTCTGATCGGGCTCCTTTTGCCCGCCGTGCAGAAGGTCCGCGAGGCCGCCGCGCGGGCGAAGTGCTCGAACAATTTGAAGCAAATCGGCCTCGCCCTCCAGGCCTATCACGACGTCTACGGGAAGTTCATGCCGGGCGGCGCGCAAGACGAGCGGCCGTTCGGGACGGACACCCAGGCCACCGGCGCGTCTTGGGGTAGCAGTTGGATGGTTTACATGCTCCCGTACATCGAACAGAACGCGCTCTACCAACAGTGGCAATTCGTCGGTAGCTCGGGTGCTTTTAACAACACGAACAACGCGGCGGCGAGCGGCGTTCAAATTCAGACTTACTTCTGCCCTTCCTCGCCCCTGCCGAAGTTCCCGGCCCAGAACCAGCCGACCGCCGCCACAGCCAACTACGTGGGGATTTCCGGCGCGGCCCCCGGTTTGATCACCGGATACACGGAAACCCGCGTTAACACCCTCCCTTGCGGCGGCCTGATTTCGGCCGGCGGGATCCTCATCCCCAACGGCCAGCTGAACATGTCCTCCGTCACCGACGGCACGAGCAACACGATCACGTTCAGCGAGCAAGGGAACTACCTGACCGACACCAACAAGGTGAAGCAGGAATGGCGCGCGAGCCAGCCGTGGGGGTGGTACTTGGGTGTGAAGAGTACGGGCATCCCGCCGAACTTCGATAACAACGGCGGCGACAACCGCGAGCCGAACCTGACGACCATCCGGTACCAGCTCGATTACACGCCGCCCGCCGGCTGGGCCAACGACGTCGCGAACACCGGCGTCGGACAGACCGGCAACTGCGTGGGGGCGAACACACCGCTCAATTCGACGCATACCGGCGGGGTCAACGCGGCGTGGTGCGACGGTTCGGTCCGGTTCATCACCGATTCCACCACGCTCATGGTCCTCGCCCAAATCGCGACCCGCGACGACGGCATCCCCGTGACCCTTCCTTAA
- the uvrB gene encoding excinuclease ABC subunit UvrB has translation MSSKFQLVSEYEPAGDQPKAIAQLREGFDAGKKMQVLLGATGTGKTFTASNIIASVNKPTLVLAHNKTLAAQLYKEFKNFFPHNAVSYFVSYYDYYQPEAYIPQRDIYIEKDSSINENIDRLRLAATSALVSREDVIIVASVSCIYGLGSPSDYKRMVIRLVKGEIIDRDNLLLRLVDVQYQRNDVTFERGKFRVRGDTIEIWPSTEEVGYRVELFGDEIDALSIIHPVSGETIKTLEEVYIYPAKHFVTSEERVREAVKGIEEELGQRLEQFKTEGKLLEAERLKARCRYDLDMLREVGYCSGIENYSRWFTGRKPGEPPYTLLDFFPDDYLLVVDESHVSLPQVRGMYHGDAARKATLVEHGFRLPSAMDNRPLKFDEFEKRLTRCLCLSATPGPYELEKTGGEVVEQVIRPTGLVDPIIHLKPARGQVQDLIKEIEKRTVKKERTLVTVLTKRMAEDLTNYFRDGGVRCKWLHSELDAIERVTVLRELREGAFDVLIGVNLLREGLDLPEVALVAILDADKEGFLRSDKSLIQTMGRAARNVNAEVILYADTMTDSMQRAINETNRRREIQLAYNVEHGITPRTVTSAIKNTIEEEVEAHKLAQEAAGVAESDYVTAEYLEELQKEMLEAAQNLEFERAALLRDKIAQLKGEKVAAPQTKKSRGGRRGAKKGAGDK, from the coding sequence ATGTCTTCCAAGTTTCAACTCGTCAGCGAATACGAACCTGCCGGAGATCAACCCAAGGCAATCGCACAACTCCGCGAGGGCTTTGACGCTGGTAAGAAGATGCAGGTTTTGCTCGGGGCTACCGGAACCGGGAAGACGTTCACCGCCTCGAACATCATCGCCTCGGTGAACAAGCCGACCCTCGTCCTCGCGCACAATAAGACCCTGGCAGCCCAGCTCTACAAGGAGTTCAAGAACTTCTTCCCGCACAACGCGGTCAGTTACTTCGTCAGCTATTACGACTACTACCAGCCGGAAGCGTACATCCCGCAGCGCGACATCTACATCGAAAAAGATTCGAGCATCAACGAGAACATCGACCGCCTCCGCCTCGCGGCCACGTCCGCCCTCGTCAGCCGGGAGGACGTCATCATTGTGGCGTCCGTGTCGTGCATTTACGGCCTCGGCTCGCCGAGCGACTACAAGCGGATGGTGATCCGGCTCGTCAAGGGCGAGATCATCGACCGCGATAACCTGCTCCTCCGCCTCGTGGACGTCCAGTACCAGCGGAACGACGTTACCTTCGAGCGGGGCAAGTTCCGCGTCCGTGGGGACACGATCGAGATCTGGCCGTCCACCGAGGAAGTCGGGTACCGGGTCGAGTTATTCGGCGACGAGATCGACGCGCTCTCGATCATCCACCCAGTCAGCGGCGAGACCATCAAGACGCTGGAGGAAGTCTACATCTACCCGGCCAAGCACTTCGTCACCTCCGAGGAGCGGGTGCGGGAGGCGGTGAAGGGGATCGAAGAGGAACTCGGCCAACGGCTCGAACAGTTCAAGACCGAGGGGAAGCTACTCGAAGCCGAGCGGCTGAAAGCCCGCTGCCGGTACGACCTCGACATGCTCCGCGAGGTCGGCTATTGCTCGGGGATCGAGAACTATTCGCGCTGGTTCACAGGCCGCAAGCCGGGTGAGCCGCCGTACACGCTGCTCGACTTCTTCCCGGACGATTATCTGCTCGTGGTGGACGAGTCGCACGTCTCGCTGCCGCAGGTCCGCGGTATGTACCACGGCGACGCGGCCCGGAAGGCCACGCTCGTCGAACATGGCTTCCGCCTGCCGAGCGCGATGGACAACCGCCCGCTCAAGTTCGACGAGTTCGAGAAGCGGCTCACCCGCTGTCTCTGCCTCTCCGCGACTCCCGGGCCTTACGAACTGGAGAAGACCGGGGGCGAGGTGGTCGAGCAGGTCATCCGCCCGACGGGCCTAGTCGACCCGATCATTCACCTGAAGCCGGCCCGCGGTCAGGTGCAAGATCTCATCAAGGAAATCGAGAAGCGAACGGTCAAGAAAGAGCGGACGCTCGTGACCGTGCTGACCAAGCGGATGGCCGAGGATCTGACGAACTACTTCCGCGACGGCGGCGTCCGCTGCAAGTGGTTGCACTCGGAACTCGACGCGATCGAGCGGGTGACGGTCCTCCGCGAGTTGCGCGAGGGGGCGTTCGACGTGCTGATCGGCGTGAACCTCCTCCGCGAAGGGCTCGACCTGCCGGAAGTGGCTCTCGTGGCCATTCTGGATGCGGACAAGGAAGGCTTCCTCCGGAGCGACAAGTCGCTCATCCAGACGATGGGCCGCGCCGCCCGGAACGTCAACGCGGAAGTGATCCTCTACGCCGACACGATGACCGACTCCATGCAGCGGGCGATCAACGAGACGAACCGCCGGCGGGAAATCCAGCTCGCTTACAACGTCGAGCATGGGATCACGCCGCGGACGGTGACGAGCGCGATCAAGAACACGATCGAGGAAGAGGTCGAGGCCCACAAACTGGCCCAGGAGGCAGCCGGCGTCGCCGAAAGCGACTACGTGACGGCCGAGTACCTGGAAGAGCTGCAAAAGGAAATGCTGGAAGCGGCCCAAAATCTGGAGTTCGAGAGGGCCGCCCTGCTGCGGGACAAGATCGCGCAACTCAAGGGCGAAAAGGTCGCCGCGCCGCAGACCAAGAAGTCCCGCGGCGGCCGACGTGGGGCGAAGAAGGGCGCGGGCGACAAGTAG
- a CDS encoding TIGR02996 domain-containing protein: MLDPTHAALLRSVAERGDDNTPRFVLADWLEEHGEASRAEFIRVQCELVSPQLSADARHALRMRERDLLNAHRDKWCQALGLPVEDIYFERGLISGIRLLKWQGSRILDSFAMQQLAPLTELDLSGLRMGDDGVAALADRARLPGLRRLILSDNGITDVGVLALVEAKGLPRLDSLYLFQNPIGPTAYYTLESSSCFCLGDLDLGERADGYCMSPGEADMARRHYLRNHLLPTVRGYFNAHERLRSAMLCVAQYWDDQASDAVHGILVVSELVEPTLEGVARFNFVPGNDPNIPNTQIQSGRTYGGGSRSTIDLDFSEIQWLENTDAIPLWAAFAPEGGNQEYEKFGDAYSPAVMFYRHGGYTVLPILRPQLDGIRPLRWNDG, from the coding sequence ATGCTCGATCCGACTCACGCCGCGCTTCTCCGATCAGTTGCCGAACGGGGCGACGACAACACCCCGCGATTTGTTCTGGCCGACTGGCTCGAAGAACATGGGGAAGCCTCGCGTGCGGAGTTCATCCGCGTCCAGTGCGAGCTGGTATCACCCCAATTGAGTGCGGACGCTCGCCATGCCCTGCGCATGCGCGAGCGGGATTTACTGAACGCCCACCGAGACAAGTGGTGTCAGGCTTTAGGTCTGCCGGTTGAAGACATCTATTTTGAACGCGGTCTGATTTCCGGGATACGGCTTTTGAAATGGCAGGGTAGCAGAATACTCGATTCTTTTGCCATGCAACAACTCGCCCCGCTCACGGAGTTGGATCTATCTGGGCTCCGGATGGGGGACGACGGGGTGGCGGCACTCGCGGATCGGGCCCGTCTGCCTGGGCTGCGCCGACTCATCCTCAGTGACAACGGTATCACCGACGTCGGCGTGCTGGCATTGGTCGAGGCGAAAGGCTTGCCAAGGCTCGATAGCCTTTATCTCTTCCAAAACCCGATCGGCCCGACCGCCTACTATACTCTCGAATCCAGTTCGTGTTTTTGCCTGGGTGATTTGGATCTGGGCGAGCGGGCCGACGGGTACTGCATGAGCCCAGGCGAGGCCGACATGGCACGACGGCATTACCTCCGCAATCATCTACTTCCCACGGTACGGGGATACTTCAACGCCCATGAACGGCTGCGATCCGCCATGCTGTGTGTGGCCCAATACTGGGACGACCAGGCAAGCGATGCCGTACACGGGATTCTGGTCGTTAGCGAATTAGTCGAGCCCACTCTGGAAGGAGTGGCGCGTTTTAACTTCGTCCCCGGCAATGATCCAAACATACCGAATACACAAATCCAAAGCGGACGTACGTATGGCGGAGGGTCGAGATCGACCATCGATCTCGATTTCAGTGAGATCCAATGGCTCGAAAACACTGATGCCATTCCTTTGTGGGCAGCTTTTGCCCCCGAGGGAGGCAACCAGGAGTACGAAAAATTCGGCGACGCCTATTCGCCCGCGGTGATGTTTTACAGGCATGGAGGCTACACGGTTCTACCGATCCTGCGCCCCCAACTCGACGGCATCCGCCCCTTGCGGTGGAACGACGGATAG
- a CDS encoding aldehyde dehydrogenase family protein gives MIHIPALRFGRSYTSLEKATLVHHVTGEPVAEVSQVTGSMIARDLSNMERAHKELAAIPIRDILAMYKKAADYFVNGTLPCGDAELTFDDYVRNLSATTGSPQVFCKRNALKVHYVLENIEEVIGGLTRGLDLEVLDKGYSIKGGRTQAFYPTTDVFGAVLPSNSPGVHSLWVPTIAFKVPLLLKPGREEPWTPYRILQAFIKAGVPASVLGFLPADHAGAGDILRLCGRSMAFGDDRTMAPYKNDHRVEIHGTGYSKIIFGEDQADHWEKYLDMMIEAIAANGGRACVNASAVWTPRNGDAIAAGLAKRLAGVKAKPWDDPTCEVSAFAKPEVAEAIDNMITQGLETPGAEDVTLKLRGTPRLVKDGRCAWLLPTIVRCATPDHPLANKEFLFPYASVIECPQADVLKRIGYTLAATAVTDDPRFIADVMACPHIERLNIGPVPTNRLTWDQPHEGNLFTHLYKQRALQHARQPAAV, from the coding sequence ATGATCCATATCCCCGCCCTCCGGTTCGGCCGGTCGTACACCAGCCTGGAAAAGGCGACGCTGGTCCACCACGTCACCGGCGAACCCGTCGCCGAGGTCAGCCAGGTCACGGGCAGCATGATCGCCCGCGACCTGAGCAACATGGAACGCGCCCACAAGGAACTCGCGGCCATCCCGATCCGCGACATCCTCGCGATGTACAAGAAGGCGGCCGACTACTTCGTGAACGGCACCCTGCCCTGCGGCGACGCCGAACTCACGTTCGACGATTACGTGCGGAACCTGTCCGCCACCACCGGGTCGCCCCAGGTTTTTTGCAAGCGGAACGCCCTCAAAGTGCATTACGTCCTCGAAAACATCGAGGAAGTGATCGGCGGGCTGACCCGCGGCCTCGACCTCGAAGTTCTCGACAAGGGGTACTCGATCAAGGGCGGGCGGACGCAAGCCTTCTACCCGACGACCGACGTGTTCGGGGCCGTCCTCCCGTCCAACTCGCCCGGCGTCCACTCGCTCTGGGTGCCGACGATCGCGTTCAAGGTACCGCTGCTGCTCAAGCCCGGGCGGGAGGAGCCGTGGACGCCCTACCGCATCCTCCAGGCGTTCATCAAGGCGGGCGTCCCCGCGAGCGTCCTCGGGTTCCTGCCGGCCGATCACGCCGGGGCCGGCGACATCCTCCGGCTCTGCGGCCGCAGCATGGCGTTCGGGGACGACCGGACGATGGCCCCGTACAAGAACGATCACCGGGTCGAGATCCACGGGACCGGGTACAGCAAAATCATCTTCGGCGAAGACCAGGCGGACCACTGGGAAAAGTACCTCGACATGATGATCGAGGCGATCGCGGCCAACGGCGGCCGGGCGTGCGTCAACGCGTCCGCCGTCTGGACGCCGAGGAACGGGGACGCGATCGCGGCCGGCCTGGCCAAGCGACTCGCCGGGGTCAAAGCCAAGCCGTGGGACGACCCGACGTGCGAAGTTAGCGCGTTCGCCAAGCCCGAGGTGGCCGAGGCGATCGACAATATGATCACCCAGGGGTTGGAGACGCCCGGGGCTGAAGACGTGACACTGAAACTGCGGGGGACGCCGCGGTTGGTGAAAGACGGCCGGTGTGCGTGGCTATTACCTACTATCGTCCGGTGCGCCACCCCGGACCACCCGCTGGCGAACAAGGAGTTCCTTTTCCCGTACGCCAGCGTCATAGAATGTCCGCAGGCCGACGTGTTGAAGCGGATCGGGTACACCCTGGCCGCGACCGCCGTGACGGACGACCCCCGGTTCATCGCCGACGTGATGGCTTGTCCGCACATTGAGCGGTTGAACATCGGACCGGTGCCGACGAACCGCTTGACCTGGGACCAGCCGCATGAAGGAAATCTCTTCACCCACCTCTACAAACAGCGGGCCCTGCAGCACGCGCGGCAACCCGCCGCCGTTTGA
- a CDS encoding DUF4058 family protein — protein sequence MPSPFPGMDPYLEAPEVWPGFHTTLLTAIRASLTPQLPPGFFADIEQHVWYQSEEIEDEVRVHKLDEPTIGRRDVKRKKRDTDNETTDTIRPVAVVMPNIVREVGQHTIRIRDGRSRKIVTTIELLSPSYKKPGVDRDRYLAKRNELIANGSHAVEIDLLRSGFRLPIEPVQNGDYYIYVTDAAYYNRVNVWIFTVKDSFPAVPVPLTRHHAPAVLALRPCLDRAYDEANYGPQIDYSVPTDPPLRSPMAKWAAKLLQASQR from the coding sequence GTGCCGTCGCCGTTTCCGGGAATGGACCCGTACCTCGAAGCCCCGGAGGTTTGGCCAGGTTTTCATACGACGCTCCTGACCGCAATACGAGCGTCCCTCACTCCGCAACTTCCGCCAGGTTTCTTCGCCGACATCGAGCAACACGTGTGGTATCAGAGTGAGGAAATCGAAGACGAGGTACGGGTACATAAATTGGATGAGCCGACGATCGGCAGACGTGATGTGAAACGCAAAAAACGAGATACGGATAACGAAACGACTGATACTATTCGGCCGGTTGCCGTCGTAATGCCGAACATTGTTAGAGAGGTCGGGCAACACACCATCCGAATTCGCGACGGCAGGAGTCGGAAAATAGTAACAACCATTGAGTTGCTGAGTCCGTCATACAAAAAACCGGGGGTAGACCGCGACCGATATCTTGCGAAGAGAAATGAACTCATCGCCAACGGGTCACACGCAGTCGAAATTGATTTGCTGCGTTCTGGCTTTCGTCTCCCGATCGAGCCCGTTCAGAATGGCGACTACTATATCTATGTCACTGACGCGGCGTACTACAACCGGGTTAATGTCTGGATATTTACCGTCAAAGATTCATTTCCCGCTGTTCCGGTGCCACTGACACGTCACCACGCGCCTGCTGTGTTGGCGCTGAGGCCGTGCCTGGACCGGGCCTACGATGAGGCGAATTACGGCCCACAAATTGACTATTCTGTCCCTACCGATCCGCCCCTCCGGTCACCCATGGCCAAATGGGCAGCCAAGCTTTTGCAGGCGTCCCAGAGATAG